The following proteins are co-located in the Phocoena phocoena chromosome 1, mPhoPho1.1, whole genome shotgun sequence genome:
- the CREB3L4 gene encoding cyclic AMP-responsive element-binding protein 3-like protein 4 isoform X2, whose translation MDFRTPDLLEMWLEPPEDVFSTGSFLELGLHGPPSEVPGLQESEPEDFLKLFIDPNEVYCSEASPGSDSGISEDPRHPDSPPAPKPPSSPALYEVVYEAGTLERMQGEAGPAVGLISIQIDQWSPPFMVPDACVVSELPPDAHAHILPRAGTVNSVPPAALLPCQTLFLTEEEKRLLGQEGVSLPSHLPLTKAEERVLKKVRRKIRNKQSAQDSRRRKKEYIDGLESRVAACSAQNQELQKKVQELERHNISLVTQLRQLQMLIVHTSNKAAQTSTCVLILLFSLALIILPSFSPFQGLPEAGPEDYQPHGVISRNILTHRDMTENLENPAVESRLEGPPGAKGINGSTRTLLEKTGGRAGPSRHIRTVLHADEM comes from the exons ATGGATTTCAGAACCCCTGACCTGCTGGAAATGTggctggagcctccagaagacGTCTTCTCAACAGGATCCTTCCTGGAGCTGGGACTCCATGGTCCACCTTCAGAGGTCCCA GGTCTTCAAGAGAGTGAGCCTGAAGATTTCCTGAAACTTTTCATTGATCCCAATGAAGTGTACTGCTCAGAAGCATCTCCTGGCAGTGACAGTGGAATCTCTGAGGATCCTCGTCATCCAGACAgtccccctgcccccaagccACCCAGTTCCCCTGCCCTCTATGAGGTTGTCTATGAGGCAGGGACCCTAGAGAGGATGCAGGGGGAAGCTGGGCCAGCTGTAGGGCTCATCTCCATCCAAATAG ATCAGTGGAGCCCACCATTTATGGTGCCTGATGCCTGTGTGGTCAGTGAGCTGCCTCCCGATGCTCATGCCCACATCCTGCCCAGAGCAGGCACTGTAAACTCAGTGCCTCCTGCAGCCCTG CTGCCCTGTCAAACCTTGTTCCTGACAGAAGAGGAGAAGCGTCTGCTGGGACAGGAAGGGGTGTCCCTACCCTCTCACCTGCCCCTCACCAAG GCAGAGGAGAGGGTCCTCAAGAAGGTCAGGAGGAAAATCCGTAACAAGCAGTCAGCTCAGGACAGTCGGCGGCGGAAGAAAGAGTACATCGATGGACTAGAGAGCAG GGTGGCTGCGTGTTCTGCACAGAACCAGGAACTACAGAAAAAAGTCCAGGAGCTGGAGAGGCACAACAT CTCCCTGGTGACTCAGCTCCGCCAGCTGCAGATGCTTATTGTTCACACCTCCAACAAAGCTGCCCAGACTAGCACTTGTGTTCTG ATCCTTCTTTTCTCCTTGGCTCTCATCATCCTGCCCAGTTTCAGCCCCTTTCAGGGCTTACCAGAAGCTGGGCCTGAGGATTACCAGCCTCATGGAG TGATTTCCAGAAACATCCTGACTCACAGGGACATGACAGAAAATCTGGAGAATCCAGCAGTGGAGTCCAGATTGGAGGGGCCACCTGGGGCCAAGGGTATAAATGGCTCAACAAGGACACTGCTTGAGAAGACAGGAGGGAGGGCAGGCCCCAGCAGGCACATCAGAACTGTGCTGCATGCAGATGAGATGTGA
- the CREB3L4 gene encoding cyclic AMP-responsive element-binding protein 3-like protein 4 isoform X1 has protein sequence MDFRTPDLLEMWLEPPEDVFSTGSFLELGLHGPPSEVPVTRLQEQGLQGWESSGGHGCGLQESEPEDFLKLFIDPNEVYCSEASPGSDSGISEDPRHPDSPPAPKPPSSPALYEVVYEAGTLERMQGEAGPAVGLISIQIDQWSPPFMVPDACVVSELPPDAHAHILPRAGTVNSVPPAALLPCQTLFLTEEEKRLLGQEGVSLPSHLPLTKAEERVLKKVRRKIRNKQSAQDSRRRKKEYIDGLESRVAACSAQNQELQKKVQELERHNISLVTQLRQLQMLIVHTSNKAAQTSTCVLILLFSLALIILPSFSPFQGLPEAGPEDYQPHGVISRNILTHRDMTENLENPAVESRLEGPPGAKGINGSTRTLLEKTGGRAGPSRHIRTVLHADEM, from the exons ATGGATTTCAGAACCCCTGACCTGCTGGAAATGTggctggagcctccagaagacGTCTTCTCAACAGGATCCTTCCTGGAGCTGGGACTCCATGGTCCACCTTCAGAGGTCCCAGTAACTAGGCTACAGGAACAGGGGCTGCAAGGCTGGGAGTCCAGTGGGGGCCATGGCTGT GGTCTTCAAGAGAGTGAGCCTGAAGATTTCCTGAAACTTTTCATTGATCCCAATGAAGTGTACTGCTCAGAAGCATCTCCTGGCAGTGACAGTGGAATCTCTGAGGATCCTCGTCATCCAGACAgtccccctgcccccaagccACCCAGTTCCCCTGCCCTCTATGAGGTTGTCTATGAGGCAGGGACCCTAGAGAGGATGCAGGGGGAAGCTGGGCCAGCTGTAGGGCTCATCTCCATCCAAATAG ATCAGTGGAGCCCACCATTTATGGTGCCTGATGCCTGTGTGGTCAGTGAGCTGCCTCCCGATGCTCATGCCCACATCCTGCCCAGAGCAGGCACTGTAAACTCAGTGCCTCCTGCAGCCCTG CTGCCCTGTCAAACCTTGTTCCTGACAGAAGAGGAGAAGCGTCTGCTGGGACAGGAAGGGGTGTCCCTACCCTCTCACCTGCCCCTCACCAAG GCAGAGGAGAGGGTCCTCAAGAAGGTCAGGAGGAAAATCCGTAACAAGCAGTCAGCTCAGGACAGTCGGCGGCGGAAGAAAGAGTACATCGATGGACTAGAGAGCAG GGTGGCTGCGTGTTCTGCACAGAACCAGGAACTACAGAAAAAAGTCCAGGAGCTGGAGAGGCACAACAT CTCCCTGGTGACTCAGCTCCGCCAGCTGCAGATGCTTATTGTTCACACCTCCAACAAAGCTGCCCAGACTAGCACTTGTGTTCTG ATCCTTCTTTTCTCCTTGGCTCTCATCATCCTGCCCAGTTTCAGCCCCTTTCAGGGCTTACCAGAAGCTGGGCCTGAGGATTACCAGCCTCATGGAG TGATTTCCAGAAACATCCTGACTCACAGGGACATGACAGAAAATCTGGAGAATCCAGCAGTGGAGTCCAGATTGGAGGGGCCACCTGGGGCCAAGGGTATAAATGGCTCAACAAGGACACTGCTTGAGAAGACAGGAGGGAGGGCAGGCCCCAGCAGGCACATCAGAACTGTGCTGCATGCAGATGAGATGTGA
- the SLC39A1 gene encoding zinc transporter ZIP1 isoform X1, producing MGPWGEPELLVWRPEAAASAPPVPKGLEVKLGALVLLLVLTLICSLVPICVLRRPGASPEASASRQKALSLVSCFAGGVFLATCLLDLLPDYLAAIDEALAALHVTLQFPLQEFILAMGFFLVLVMEQITMAYKEQSGPPPREEMRALLGTANGGLQHWNDRPEVPQAGGAPAAPSALRACVLVFSLALHSVFEGLAVGLQRDRARAMELCLALLLHKGILAVSLSLRLLQSHLRAQVVAGCGILFSCMTPLGIGLGAALAESAGPLHQLAQSVLEGMAAGTFLYITFLEILPQELATSEQRILKVILLLGGFALLTGLLFIQV from the exons ATGGGGCCCTGGGGAGAGCCAGAGCTCCTGGTGTGGCGCCCCGAGGCAGCAGCCTCGGCGCCCCCAGTGCCCAAGGGACTGGAGGTGAAGTTGGGGGCCCTGGTGCTGTTGCTGGTGCTCACTCTCATCTGCAGTCTAGTGCCCATCTGCGTGCTGCGCCGGCCCGGCGCCAGCCCTGAAGCCTCAG CCTCCCGCCAAAAAGCCCTGAGTCTTGTAAGCTGCTTTGCCGGTGGTGTCTTTCTGGCCACATGTCTCCTGGACCTGCTGCCTGACTACCTGGCTGCCATAGATGAGGCCCTGGCGGCCCTTCATGTGACG CTCCAGTTCCCCCTACAAGAGTTCATCCTGGCCATGGGCTTCTTCCTGGTCCTGGTGATGGAGCAGATCACAATGGCTTACAAGGAACAGTCGGGGCCACCACCTCGAGAGGAGATGAGGGCTTTGCTGGGAACAGCGAATGGTGGGCTGCAGCACTGGAATGACAGACCAGAGGTCCCACAGGCAGGTGGAGCCCCGGCAGCCCCCTCAGCCCTGCGTGCCTGTGTACTGGTCTTCTCCCTGGCCCTGCATTCAGTGTTTGAGGGACTGGCAGTGGGGCTGCAGCGAGACCGGGCTCGGGCCATGGAGTTGTGCCTGGCTTTGCTGCTCCACAAGGGTATCCTGGCAGTCAGCTTATCCCTGCGGCTGCTGCAGAGCCACCTGCGAGCACAGGTGGTGGCTGGCTGTGGGATCCTCTTCTCATGCATGACACCCCTGGGCATTGGACTGGGTGCAGCTCTGGCAGAGTCAGCAGGGCCACTGCACCAGCTGGCTCAGTCTGTGCTGGAGGGCATGGCGGCTGGCACCTTTCTCTATATCACCTTCCTGGAAATCCTGCCCCAGGAGCTGGCCACTTCTGAGCAGAGAATCCTCAAGGTCATTCTGCTCCTAGGAGGCTTTGCCCTGCTCACTGGCCTGCTCTTTATCCAAGTCTAG
- the CRTC2 gene encoding CREB-regulated transcription coactivator 2 — translation MATSGANGPGSATASASNPRKFSEKIALQKQRQAEETAAFEEVMMDIGSTRLQAQKLRLAYTRSSHYGGSLPNVNQIGCGLAEFQSPLHSPLDSSRSTRHHGLVERVQRDPRRMVSPLRRYPRHIDSSPYSPAYLSPPPESSWRRTMPWGNFSAEKGQLFRLPSALNRTSSDSALHTSVMNPSPQDTYPGPAPPSVLPSRRGGFLDGEMDSKVPAIEENLPDDKHLLKPWDAKKLSSSSSRPRSCEVPGINIFPSPDQPATVPVLPPAMNTGGSLPDLTNLHFPPPLPTPLDPEETVYPSLSGGNSTSNLTHTMTHLGISGGLGLGPGYDAPGLHSPLSHPSLQSSLSNPNLQASLSSPQPQLQGSHSHPSLPASSLARHALSTTSLGHPSLSAPALSSSSSSSSASSPVLGAPPYPASTPGASPRHRRVPLSPLSLPAGPADARRSQQQLPKQFSPTMSPTLSSITQGVALDTSKLPSDQRLPPYPYSPPSLVLPTQPPTPKPLQQPGLPSQACSVQPSGGQPPGRQLHYGTLYPPSPSGHGQQSYHRPMSDFSLGNLEQFSMENPSTSLALDPPGFSEGPGFLGGEGPVSGPQDPHALNHQNLTHCSRHGSGPNIILTGDPSPGFSKEISVALAGVPGFEVSAAGLELGLGLEEELRMEPLGLEGLNMLSDPCALLPDPAVEDSFRSDRLQ, via the exons ATGGCGACGTCGGGGGCGAACGGGCCCGGCTCGGCCACGGCCTCAGCTTCCAATCCGCGCAAGTTTAGTGAGAAGATCGCGCTGCAGAAGCAGCGTCAGGCCGAGGAGACGGCGGCCTTCGAGGAGGTGATGATGGACATCGGCTCCACCCGG TTACAGGCCCAAAAACTGCGACTGGCGTACACAAGGAGCTCCCATTATGGTGGCTCTCTGCCCAACGTGAACCAGATTGGCTGTGGCCTGGCTGAGTTCCAG AGCCCCCTCCACTCCCCTTTGGATTCATCCCGGAGCACTCGGCACCACGGGCTGGTGGAACGGGTGCAGCGAGATCCGCGAAGAATGGTGTCCCCACTTCGCCGCTACCCCCGCCAC ATTGACAGCTCTCCCTATAGTCCTGCCTACTTATCTCCTCCCCCGGAGTCCAGCTGGCGGAG GACAATGCCCTGGGGCAATTTCTCTGCAGAGAAGGGGCAGTTGTTTCGACTACCATCTGCACTTAACAG GACAAGCTCTGACTCTGCCCTTCACACAAGTGTGATGAACCCCAGCCCTCAGGACACTTATCCAGGCCCTGCACCCCCCAGCGTACTGCCCAGCCGCCGTGGAG GTTTTCTGGATGGCGAAATGGACTCCAAAG TCCCTGCTATTGAGGAGAACTTGCCAGATGACAAGCATTTGCTGAAACCATGGGATGCTAAGAAG ctgtCCTCATCTTCCTCCCGACCTCGGTCCTGTGAAGTCCCTGGAATTAA catCTTTCCATCTCCTGACCAGCCTGCCACTGTGCCTGTCCTCCCACCTGCCATGAACACGGGAGGCTCTCTACCTGACCTCACCAACCTGCACTTTCCCCCACCGCTGCCCACCCCCCTGGACCCAGAGGAGACAGTCTACCCCAGCCTGAGTGGGGGCAACAGTACCTCCAATTTGACCCACACCATGACCCACCTGGGCATCAGcgggggcctgggcctgggcccaggCTATGATGCACCAG GACTTCATTCACCTCTCAGCCACCCATCCTTGCAGTCTTCCCTAAGCAATCCCAACCTCCAGGCTTCCCTGAGCAGTCCTCAGCCCCAGCTCCAGGGCTCCCACAGTCACCCCTCACTGCCTGCCTCCTCCTTGGCCCGCCATGCACTGTCCACCACCTCCCTGGGTCACCCCTCACTCAGcgcccctgccctctcctcctcctcttcctcctcttctgcttCATCTCCGGTGCTGGGTGCCCCCCCTTACCCAGCTTCTACCCCTGGGGCCTCTCCCCGCCACCGCCGTGTGCCCCTCAGTCCCCTGAGTTTGCCCGCGGGCCCAGCCGACGCCAGAAGGTCCCAACAGCAACTGCCCAAACAGTTTTCGCCAACAATGTCACCCACCTTGTCTTCCATCACTCAG GGCGTCGCCCTGGACACCAGTAAGCTGCCCAGTGACCAGCGGCTGCCTCCATACCCGTACAGTCCCCCAAGTTTGGTTCTGCCCACCCAGCCACCCACCCCAAAGCCTCTGCAGCAGCCAGGGCTGCCCTCTCAGGCCTGCTCAGTGCAGCCCTCCGGTGGACAGCCCCCAGGCAGGCAGCTGCACTATGGGACACTGTACCCACCCAGCCCCAGTGGGCATGGGCAACAGTCTTACCACCGGCCGATGAGTGACTTCAGCCTGGGGAAC CTGGAGCAGTTCAGCATGGAGAACCCATCAACCAGCCTGGCGCTGGATCCCCCTGGCTTTTCCGAAGGGCCTGGATTTTTAGGCGGTGAGGGGCCAGTGAGTGGCCCCCAGGACCCCCATGCCCTCAATCACCAGAACTTAACCCACTGTTCCCGCCATGGCTCAGGGCCTAACATCATCCTCACAG GAGACCCTTCCCCCGGTTTCTCTAAGGAGATTTCAGTGGCCCTGGCTGGAGTGCCTGGTTTTGAGGTGTCAGCAgctgggctggagctggggctggggctggaggaggagctgcgcATGGAGCCTCTGGGCCTGGAGGGGCTCAACATGCTGAGCGACCCCTGTGCCCTGCTGCCTGACCCTGCTGTGGAGGACTCATTCCGCAGTGACCGGCTGCAGTGA
- the RAB13 gene encoding ras-related protein Rab-13, translating to MAKAYDHLFKLLLIGDSGVGKTCLIIRFAEDNFNNTYISTIGIDFKIRTVDIEGKKIKLQVWDTAGQERFKTITTAYYRGAMGIILVYDITDEKSFENIQNWMKSIKENASAGVERLLLGNKCDMEAKRKVQKEQADKLAREHGIRFFETSAKSSMNVDEAFSSLARDILLKSGGRRSGNSNKPSSTDLKTCDKKNTNKCSLG from the exons ATGGCCAAAGCCTACGACCACCTCTTCAAGTTGCTGCTGATCGGGGACTCAGGGGTGGGCAAGACTTGTCTGATCATTCGCTTTGCAGAGGACAACTTCAACAACACTTACATCTCCACCATCG GAATTGATTTCAAGATCCGCACTGTGGATATAGAGGGGAAAAAGATCAAACTGCAAGTCTG GGACACAGCTGGCCAAGAGCGATTCAAGACGATAACTACTGCCTATTACCGTGGAGCCATG GGCATTATCCTAGTATATGACATCACAGATGAGAAATCCTTCGAGAATATTCAGAACTGGATGAAGAGCATCAAAGAG AATGCCTCGGCTGGGGTAGAGCGCCTCTTACTGGGGAACAAGTGTGATATGGAGGCCAAGAGAAAGGTCCAGAAGGAGCAGGCCGATAAG TTGGCTCGGGAGCATGGAATCCGATTTTTCGAGACAAGTGCTAAATCCAGCATGAATGTAGATGAG GCTTTCAGTTCCCTGGCCCGGGACATCTTACTCAAGTCAGGAGGCCGGAGATCA GGAAACAGCAACAAGCCCTCCAGCACTGACCTGAAAACTTGTGACAAGAAGAACACCAACAAGTGCTCCCTGGGCTGA
- the JTB gene encoding protein JTB, producing the protein MPAGAGRRGLPQGRHLCWLLCAFTLRLCQAEAPVREEKLSVSTSNLPCWLVEEFVVAEECAPCSNFQAKTTPECGSTGYVEKITCSSTKRSEFKSCRSALMEQHLFWKFEGTVIGVALVFACLVIVRQRQLDRKALEKVRKQIESI; encoded by the exons ATGCCAGCGGGCGCGGGGAGGCGTGGCCTCCCCCAGGGCCGCCACCTCTGCTGGTTGCTCTGCGCTTTCACTTTAAGGCTCTG CCAAGCAGAAGCTCCCGTGCGGGAGGAGAAGCTGTCAG tGAGCACCTCAAATTTGCCGTGCTGGCTGGTGGAAGAGTTTGTGGTGGCGGAAGAGTGTGCTCCATGTTCTAATTTCCAGGCT AAAACCACCCCCGAGTGTGGTTCCACAGGGTATGTGGAGAAAATCACATGCAGCTCGACTAAGAGGAGCGAGTTCAAAAG CTGCCGCTCAGCTCTGATGGAACAACACTTATTCTGGAAATTCGAAGGGACTGTCATAGGTGTGGCCTTGGTCTTTGCTTGCCTTGTCATTGTTCGTCAGCGACAACTGGACAGAAAGGCGCTGGAAAAGGTCCGGAAGCAAATTGAGTCCATATAG
- the SLC39A1 gene encoding zinc transporter ZIP1 isoform X2 codes for MGPWGEPELLVWRPEAAASAPPVPKGLEVKLGALVLLLVLTLICSLVPICVLRRPGASPEASAPVPPTRVHPGHGLLPGPGDGADHNGLQGTVGATTSRGDEGFAGNSEWWAAALE; via the exons ATGGGGCCCTGGGGAGAGCCAGAGCTCCTGGTGTGGCGCCCCGAGGCAGCAGCCTCGGCGCCCCCAGTGCCCAAGGGACTGGAGGTGAAGTTGGGGGCCCTGGTGCTGTTGCTGGTGCTCACTCTCATCTGCAGTCTAGTGCCCATCTGCGTGCTGCGCCGGCCCGGCGCCAGCCCTGAAGCCTCAG CTCCAGTTCCCCCTACAAGAGTTCATCCTGGCCATGGGCTTCTTCCTGGTCCTGGTGATGGAGCAGATCACAATGGCTTACAAGGAACAGTCGGGGCCACCACCTCGAGAGGAGATGAGGGCTTTGCTGGGAACAGCGAATGGTGGGCTGCAGCACTGGAATGA